The following are from one region of the Sphingomonas oryzagri genome:
- a CDS encoding fasciclin domain-containing protein, producing the protein MTPVLANPMVGGAAMSQMKTIPENAMNSKDHTTLVAAVKAAGLVDTLSGAGPFTVFAPTNAAFDKLPAGTVDTLMKPENKDQLTKILTYHVVAGRMTSKDIAAAIKQGGGKAMLTTVEGEPLTATMMGGKLMLTDAKGGMSTVTIKDVMQSNGVIHVVDTVLMP; encoded by the coding sequence ATGACGCCTGTCTTGGCCAATCCGATGGTGGGCGGCGCCGCCATGTCGCAGATGAAGACGATCCCCGAAAATGCCATGAACTCGAAGGATCACACGACGCTGGTCGCCGCCGTCAAGGCTGCCGGGCTGGTCGATACGCTCTCGGGCGCCGGGCCGTTTACGGTGTTTGCGCCAACGAATGCGGCCTTCGACAAGCTGCCCGCCGGCACCGTCGATACGCTGATGAAGCCCGAGAACAAGGATCAGCTAACCAAGATCCTGACCTATCACGTCGTTGCCGGCCGGATGACATCGAAGGATATCGCTGCCGCGATCAAGCAAGGCGGAGGCAAGGCCATGCTCACTACGGTCGAGGGCGAACCGCTGACCGCCACGATGATGGGCGGGAAGCTCATGCTCACCGATGCCAAGGGTGGCATGTCGACCGTCACCATCAAGGACGTGATGCAGTCCAACGGGGTGATTCACGTCGTAGATACTGTCCTGATGCCGTGA